Genomic window (Candidatus Neomarinimicrobiota bacterium):
CAATCATTCTCTATTTAGTGACATTCAGAATGTGGTAAAAAAATATATGGGAATTGATAAACTAGCAGAAGAGTTGGTTGCAAAACTTGGTGAGGTGAAAGTGGCATACGTTATTGGAGATTACGCGAAGGGTCATGATTCCGGGTTGATAGATTTAGTTTTGGTGGGACATATTGATGAAACCAAATTGAAGGAAGTAACCGCCAAAACCGAAACATTAATTGATCGCAAAATTCGGACGCTTATTTTGAGTGCAGATGATCTTAAAAAATTAACCAAACGGTTAAATCTTGATCGCGCTCTTTTGATTTGGGGAAAAGAAACAGTGAATAGTGAACAGTAATGCGTTTGAAAACCCACAAAGATTTAGATGTTTATCAGAATTCTATGGAATTAGTAACTGATATATACCATATGACTAAGTTTTTTCCCAGGGAAGAGCAATATGGCCTGACCAGCCAGATCAGGCGATCTGCTGTATCCGTCCCATCCAACATTGCTGAAGGTGCTGCCAGAAAAAGTAAACCGGAATTCATCCAATTTCTATATATAGCCCTTGGTTCATTATCAGAGCTAGAAACACAATTAATAATTTATTGTCAAAGATAACTAATGTACGGAAAATGATTTTTGGATTGGTTAAATCTGTCAAGAGCAAATCATGAAAAATATTCAATCCAATACCGCTCCCAGATCACAGTTCACCGCTCACAGTTCACAGTTCACCGCTCCCAGTTCACCGATCACGAAAAAGTGGTACGCCATTTACGTCAGATCTCGCCATGAAAAGGTGATTGATTCTGAGCTCAGATTAAAAGGCATTGAATCA
Coding sequences:
- a CDS encoding ArsR family transcriptional regulator, yielding MLETLITSKTRIKLLLKFFLNPGTRAYLRELATEFGESTNAIRVELNRLTDAKLLERGENGRTVMYNANTNHSLFSDIQNVVKKYMGIDKLAEELVAKLGEVKVAYVIGDYAKGHDSGLIDLVLVGHIDETKLKEVTAKTETLIDRKIRTLILSADDLKKLTKRLNLDRALLIWGKETVNSEQ
- a CDS encoding four helix bundle protein, giving the protein MKTHKDLDVYQNSMELVTDIYHMTKFFPREEQYGLTSQIRRSAVSVPSNIAEGAARKSKPEFIQFLYIALGSLSELETQLIIYCQR